From Enterococcus mundtii, the proteins below share one genomic window:
- the yajC gene encoding preprotein translocase subunit YajC — protein sequence MGSLPMLVMFVALLGMWFFMSRTQKKQQQERQNLLDSMKAGDEVVTIGGLHGVVSEIDETNRTVVLDCEGIFLEYDRAAIKTVKPGTGAMTSTPIAPVEEPTEPEVIETVEVPETPEEKKEEKEL from the coding sequence ATGGGTTCATTACCAATGTTAGTGATGTTCGTTGCCCTATTAGGGATGTGGTTCTTTATGTCACGTACACAAAAGAAACAACAACAAGAACGTCAAAACTTGCTTGATAGTATGAAAGCTGGCGATGAAGTAGTCACGATCGGTGGACTTCATGGCGTAGTCTCAGAAATCGACGAGACAAATCGTACAGTCGTTTTAGATTGCGAAGGTATCTTTTTAGAATACGATCGAGCAGCCATCAAAACGGTAAAACCAGGTACAGGCGCGATGACGAGCACACCAATCGCACCAGTAGAAGAACCGACAGAACCAGAAGTAATTGAAACTGTTGAAGTTCCAGAAACACCTGAAGAGAAAAAAGAAGAAAAAGAATTGTAG
- a CDS encoding glycoside hydrolase family 88/105 protein: MIIKEELFVQKEVVEETIARLVENLTTINDDSGEFLLDFDGLKVDDKSWSVWNWPQGVGLYGIYKNYQLTKNPRAAEVVKEWFEARMQEGAPPKNVNTMAPILTMAYLYEETGDTRYLPYLQQWAEWVMNDMPRTEEDGLQHATYGPENKNQLWDDTLMMTVLPLAKIGKLLDRPEYLEEARYQFMIHIKYLMDKRTGLWYHGWTFEGNHNYAEAFWGRGNCWLTIAIPEIITILELKEGDAFRKLLIETLEAQVQTLAKYQSESGLWHTLIDDPTSYLESSATAGFAYGILKAVHERYLPKKYLEIAYRAIQGLLEQVDETGEVQNVSVGTGMGDDLEFYRTIGKTAMPYGQSLLVLCLTELLVSYC; this comes from the coding sequence TTGATTATTAAAGAGGAACTATTTGTACAGAAAGAAGTTGTGGAAGAAACAATCGCTCGATTAGTGGAGAATTTGACGACGATCAACGATGATTCAGGTGAATTTTTATTGGATTTTGATGGGTTAAAGGTGGATGACAAAAGTTGGTCTGTTTGGAATTGGCCACAAGGTGTAGGGCTATACGGTATCTACAAAAATTATCAGTTGACTAAAAATCCTCGTGCGGCGGAAGTGGTGAAGGAATGGTTTGAAGCACGGATGCAAGAAGGCGCACCGCCAAAAAACGTCAACACGATGGCACCAATCCTCACGATGGCGTATTTATATGAGGAGACAGGTGATACACGCTACTTGCCTTACTTGCAACAATGGGCGGAATGGGTCATGAATGATATGCCTCGGACAGAGGAAGACGGATTACAGCACGCTACATATGGACCAGAAAATAAGAATCAATTGTGGGATGACACGTTGATGATGACGGTTTTGCCATTAGCCAAAATCGGTAAGCTCCTAGATCGTCCAGAATACCTAGAGGAAGCCAGATACCAATTTATGATCCACATCAAATATTTGATGGATAAACGTACAGGTCTTTGGTACCACGGGTGGACCTTTGAAGGTAATCATAATTATGCGGAAGCATTTTGGGGACGAGGAAATTGTTGGTTGACGATTGCGATTCCTGAGATCATCACGATTCTTGAACTGAAAGAAGGAGATGCTTTCCGTAAATTATTAATCGAAACGCTAGAAGCACAAGTGCAAACCTTAGCAAAATATCAATCAGAAAGTGGCTTATGGCATACCTTGATCGATGATCCAACCTCATACTTAGAATCATCTGCGACAGCAGGTTTTGCTTACGGTATTTTAAAAGCAGTGCATGAGCGCTATTTGCCTAAGAAATATTTAGAGATCGCCTATCGTGCCATTCAGGGATTGCTTGAGCAAGTAGATGAAACTGGCGAAGTCCAAAATGTTTCGGTAGGTACAGGGATGGGCGATGATCTAGAGTTTTACCGTACGATCGGCAAGACAGCGATGCCTTATGGCCAATCGTTACTTGTATTATGTCTGACAGAATTACTTGTGTCATATTGTTAA
- a CDS encoding TRAP transporter large permease translates to MALEAGAILFFVFVFLLIVGMPIAISIAFSSMLTLLLVIPFDVAAFSSAQKMVGSINSFSLIAIPFFVFSGIIMNHGGIAKKLVDFAMLFVGRIPGSLAHTNVLGNALFGSISSSAIAASTAIGGVLIPQQVEEGYDRKFATAVNIASAPTGMVIPPSTAFIMYSLVAGGASISALFMGGYLVGALWSLGIMLVAFVVAKKNKYPTVPKGQGKQVGKVLKEAIPSLALIVIIIGGILTGFFTAIEASAIAVLYSLLISMFFYKTVKLQDIPKMLVQAVAMSGTIMFLLATSSMMSFAMAFTGIPQAISSLIIGVTDNRFIILLLINIILLLVGMFMDVAPAILIFTPIFLPIATSVGVDPVHYGLFSIMNLCVGSITPPVGTGLYVGASVGGVKAEAMLKPLLPFYGVILAVLLLITYFPQIVMWLPDLLG, encoded by the coding sequence ATGGCTTTAGAAGCAGGTGCAATTTTATTTTTTGTTTTTGTCTTTTTATTGATTGTTGGAATGCCCATTGCAATCAGTATCGCTTTTTCATCGATGCTCACGTTGTTATTAGTGATCCCCTTTGATGTCGCAGCGTTTAGTTCTGCGCAAAAAATGGTCGGGAGTATCAATAGTTTCTCATTGATTGCCATTCCATTTTTCGTTTTTTCAGGAATCATTATGAACCATGGTGGGATTGCCAAGAAATTAGTTGATTTTGCTATGTTGTTTGTTGGTCGGATACCTGGGTCCTTGGCCCATACGAATGTTTTAGGAAACGCATTGTTCGGCTCAATCTCCAGTTCGGCGATTGCTGCTTCGACAGCGATTGGTGGGGTGCTGATCCCGCAACAAGTAGAAGAAGGGTACGATCGTAAATTTGCGACAGCAGTCAATATTGCTTCGGCACCTACAGGGATGGTGATCCCACCAAGTACAGCCTTTATCATGTATTCTTTAGTTGCCGGAGGCGCTTCGATTTCAGCTCTATTTATGGGTGGCTATTTAGTGGGAGCTTTGTGGTCGTTAGGAATCATGCTCGTTGCATTTGTAGTGGCGAAGAAAAATAAATATCCGACAGTACCAAAAGGACAAGGAAAGCAAGTCGGAAAAGTGTTAAAAGAAGCAATCCCAAGTTTAGCTTTGATCGTTATCATCATTGGTGGTATTTTAACAGGGTTCTTCACAGCTATCGAAGCATCTGCGATTGCGGTATTGTATTCTTTATTGATCTCCATGTTCTTCTACAAGACAGTGAAACTACAAGATATACCAAAGATGTTGGTACAAGCCGTGGCGATGTCGGGAACGATCATGTTTTTATTAGCGACGTCTTCCATGATGTCATTTGCTATGGCATTTACTGGGATACCTCAAGCAATCAGCAGTCTGATCATTGGAGTTACTGATAATCGCTTCATTATTTTATTATTGATCAATATCATTTTGTTACTTGTTGGGATGTTTATGGATGTCGCGCCAGCGATTTTGATTTTTACTCCGATTTTCTTGCCTATCGCGACAAGTGTTGGTGTGGATCCAGTCCATTATGGCTTATTTTCGATCATGAATCTTTGTGTCGGTTCCATTACCCCGCCAGTAGGTACCGGACTATATGTAGGAGCGAGTGTTGGTGGAGTTAAAGCAGAAGCGATGTTAAAGCCACTGTTACCATTTTACGGTGTCATATTAGCAGTTTTATTGTTGATTACGTATTTTCCACAAATCGTGATGTGGTTACCGGATCTATTAG
- a CDS encoding DUF975 family protein: MVSSGELKQQAKDSLKGRWGQAILLNLIPTLITIAIILILALPTALLIATMQDSSAMQEMVSGSSSSSSGGGIVSTIISALFMSGISWTYLDIIRGKRTTIEPFKDAFRGFSGVFFGGVLLLALVTTIFTTLWALLLVIPGIIKGYAYSQSYFIYYDVVTETGEKPKILDTITASRKLMDGYKGKLFWLDLSFIGWHILAIATVGIGYLWLNPYITATKAAFYEQLPKQV, from the coding sequence ATGGTATCTTCTGGGGAATTAAAACAACAAGCAAAAGACAGCTTAAAGGGACGTTGGGGGCAAGCAATTCTATTAAATCTGATTCCAACATTGATCACAATTGCTATTATTCTTATTTTAGCTTTACCTACTGCTTTACTGATTGCAACGATGCAAGACAGTAGCGCAATGCAAGAAATGGTGAGTGGTTCAAGTAGCAGTAGTTCAGGCGGAGGGATCGTTTCTACGATCATCAGTGCATTGTTCATGAGTGGGATTTCTTGGACCTATTTAGACATTATCCGTGGGAAACGAACAACGATCGAACCATTCAAAGATGCTTTCCGCGGTTTTTCAGGCGTATTCTTCGGTGGCGTTCTATTGTTAGCACTAGTGACAACGATTTTCACTACGTTATGGGCATTGCTTTTAGTCATTCCTGGGATCATCAAAGGGTATGCCTATTCTCAAAGTTATTTCATTTACTATGATGTCGTAACAGAAACAGGCGAAAAACCAAAAATCCTTGATACGATCACTGCAAGCCGCAAATTGATGGATGGCTACAAAGGAAAATTATTCTGGTTAGACTTATCGTTTATCGGATGGCACATCTTAGCAATTGCTACAGTCGGTATCGGTTATCTATGGTTGAATCCATACATCACTGCAACTAAAGCTGCTTTTTACGAACAATTACCAAAACAAGTTTAA
- the dctP gene encoding TRAP transporter substrate-binding protein — protein MKKTLAFAFCLLGILGLSGCGSQSSVGVVANAEEEATITLRFAYASNSQPVIDAMNKFGELVEEKTAGSVKVKYFPDGQLGGERELIELTQSGAIDFTKVSASALESFSKVYSIFSVPYLFNDEQHFFNVMENEEIMQPIYQSTTDLGFSGLTYYDSGQRSFYMVDGPIHTPDDLKGKKIRVMQSETAIRMVELLGGSPVPMGSDEVYTSLQSNLINGSENNEFVLYTAGHGGVAKYYSYDEHTRVPDIIIMNDAIKERLTTEQQQAIEEAAKESTIFEIEAFAQAIEEEKRVATEEYGVQFNEVDNTPFREAVAPLHDEFKNHPDFQTLYRMIQEEGV, from the coding sequence ATGAAAAAAACACTTGCTTTTGCTTTTTGTTTACTGGGAATCCTCGGTTTGAGTGGTTGTGGTAGTCAGTCAAGTGTCGGTGTTGTCGCAAATGCAGAGGAAGAAGCAACGATTACTTTACGTTTTGCTTATGCCAGTAATAGTCAGCCGGTCATTGATGCAATGAATAAATTCGGAGAGTTAGTAGAAGAAAAAACAGCTGGCTCAGTCAAAGTAAAATATTTTCCTGATGGTCAATTGGGGGGAGAACGTGAATTGATCGAATTGACTCAATCAGGTGCGATTGATTTTACGAAAGTCAGTGCCTCTGCGTTAGAAAGTTTTTCTAAAGTCTATTCGATTTTTTCAGTTCCTTACTTGTTCAATGATGAGCAACATTTCTTCAATGTCATGGAGAACGAAGAAATCATGCAACCCATTTATCAATCAACGACAGATTTAGGTTTTTCTGGTCTCACCTATTATGATTCAGGGCAACGTAGTTTTTATATGGTCGATGGACCGATCCACACACCGGATGATCTAAAAGGGAAAAAAATCCGAGTGATGCAAAGTGAAACGGCCATTAGAATGGTCGAATTACTAGGCGGATCACCTGTACCGATGGGCAGTGACGAAGTATATACTTCGCTACAGTCTAACTTGATCAACGGATCAGAGAACAATGAATTTGTTTTGTACACAGCCGGGCATGGTGGTGTAGCCAAGTATTATTCCTATGATGAACATACACGAGTACCGGATATCATCATTATGAATGATGCGATCAAAGAACGTTTGACTACTGAACAACAACAAGCAATCGAAGAAGCGGCGAAAGAATCAACGATTTTTGAAATCGAAGCATTCGCTCAAGCAATCGAAGAAGAAAAAAGAGTAGCAACGGAAGAATATGGCGTCCAGTTCAATGAAGTGGACAATACGCCATTTCGTGAAGCAGTCGCACCGTTGCATGACGAATTCAAAAATCATCCAGATTTTCAAACGCTTTACCGAATGATCCAAGAAGAAGGGGTGTAA
- the tgt gene encoding tRNA guanosine(34) transglycosylase Tgt, translating into MTEPAIRYRLIKKEKHTGARLGELITPHGTFPTPMFMPVGTLATVKTMSPEELKEMGAGVILSNTYHLWLRPGEDLVEEAGGLHKFMNWDQPILTDSGGFQVFSLSDMRNIVEEGVHFKNHLNGSKMFLSPEKAINIQNKLGSDIMMSFDECPPFDESYDYVKKSVERTSRWAERGLKAHANPDRQGLFGIIQGAGFEDLRKQSAKDLISMDFPGYSIGGLSVGEPKTEMNRVLEFTTPLIPDHKPRYLMGVGAADSLIDGVIRGVDMFDCVLPTRIARNGTCMTSQGRLVVKNAQYARDFRPIDEKCDCYTCKNYTRAYIRHLIKCDETFGIRLTSYHNLYFLLNLMKQVRQAIMDDNLLEFRAAFFEEYGFNKENAKSF; encoded by the coding sequence ATGACAGAACCTGCCATTCGTTATCGTTTAATAAAAAAAGAAAAACATACAGGCGCCCGCCTTGGTGAATTGATTACTCCTCATGGAACATTTCCAACGCCGATGTTTATGCCTGTGGGGACATTAGCGACCGTTAAAACTATGTCGCCTGAAGAACTAAAAGAAATGGGTGCAGGCGTGATTTTGAGTAATACCTACCATTTATGGCTTCGTCCTGGAGAGGATTTGGTCGAAGAAGCAGGTGGCTTGCATAAATTCATGAATTGGGACCAGCCGATTTTAACAGATTCTGGTGGATTCCAAGTCTTCTCATTAAGCGATATGCGGAACATCGTTGAAGAAGGCGTGCATTTCAAAAACCACTTGAATGGTTCAAAAATGTTTTTGTCTCCTGAAAAAGCCATCAACATCCAAAATAAATTAGGTTCTGATATCATGATGAGTTTTGATGAATGTCCTCCATTTGATGAGAGCTATGATTATGTGAAAAAATCAGTCGAACGAACTTCTCGTTGGGCAGAACGTGGATTGAAAGCTCATGCGAATCCAGATCGTCAAGGATTATTTGGTATCATCCAAGGAGCTGGTTTTGAAGATTTACGTAAACAAAGTGCGAAAGACTTGATCAGTATGGATTTTCCTGGGTATTCCATTGGGGGCTTATCTGTCGGTGAACCAAAAACTGAGATGAACCGTGTCTTAGAATTTACGACACCGTTGATCCCAGATCATAAACCACGTTATTTGATGGGAGTAGGGGCTGCGGATTCATTGATCGATGGTGTGATTCGTGGAGTCGATATGTTCGACTGTGTTCTACCGACCCGAATCGCTCGTAACGGGACATGTATGACATCGCAAGGACGATTAGTCGTAAAAAATGCGCAATATGCCCGGGACTTCCGTCCAATCGATGAAAAATGTGATTGCTACACTTGTAAGAATTATACGAGAGCGTATATTCGTCACTTGATCAAATGTGATGAAACATTTGGAATCCGTTTAACGTCTTATCACAATTTATACTTCTTATTAAACTTGATGAAACAAGTTCGACAAGCGATTATGGATGATAACTTATTAGAGTTTCGTGCAGCCTTTTTCGAAGAGTATGGGTTCAATAAAGAAAACGCAAAAAGTTTCTAG
- a CDS encoding TRAP transporter small permease, with translation MKKGISRLLEFLGACLLIGMIIIVLWQVFSRTILGNPNTVTEELVRFGLVWFAMLSSAYVVGQKGHLAVTLLSEKLTGTKANVLEIVVQCLFLAFAITIMVYGGWNAVTLTMGQISPSLGIPMGYVYLSVPVSGVLIIIYSLINLIEAMNGKSVVQEKG, from the coding sequence ATGAAAAAAGGAATCAGTCGGCTGTTAGAATTTCTAGGAGCATGTCTGTTGATCGGTATGATCATCATTGTCTTATGGCAAGTATTCTCGCGAACGATTTTGGGTAATCCAAATACTGTAACAGAAGAATTAGTGCGTTTTGGGTTAGTCTGGTTTGCGATGCTATCTTCCGCTTATGTAGTGGGTCAAAAAGGGCACTTAGCAGTTACGCTGTTAAGTGAGAAACTGACTGGCACAAAAGCGAATGTATTGGAAATCGTCGTTCAGTGTCTTTTTCTGGCTTTTGCAATCACGATCATGGTTTATGGTGGTTGGAATGCTGTGACATTGACGATGGGGCAAATTTCCCCTTCATTAGGGATTCCGATGGGCTATGTCTATTTATCGGTGCCGGTCTCAGGTGTTTTGATCATTATCTACAGTTTGATCAATTTGATTGAAGCAATGAATGGGAAGTCTGTCGTTCAGGAAAAGGGATAG
- the adhE gene encoding bifunctional acetaldehyde-CoA/alcohol dehydrogenase, with amino-acid sequence MAKIMEKEETKTVDVQAMIDDLATKANVALKEMESFDQEKVDHIVHEMAMAALDQHMPLAKMAVEETGRGIYEDKAIKNMYASEYIWNSIKYDKTVGVINEDTQKGLIEIAEPVGVVCGVTPTTNPTSTTIFKSMIALKTRNPIVFAFHPSAQKCSAEAARVVRDAAIAAGAPENCIQWIEHPSIDATSMLMNHPGIAIVLATGGAGMVKSAYSTGKPALGVGPGNVPAYIEKTAKVKRAVNDLIVSKTFDNGMICASEQAVIVDKEIYAAVKAEFQAHQVYFVKPAELSKLEDAVMNEGKYAVNPAIVGHSAMDIAKLAGINVPEGTKLLVAELEGVGPDYPLSREKLSPVLAMVKSNSTEHAFELCEGMLNLGGLGHTAVIHSENEELHVQFGLRMKACRILVNTPSAEGGIGNIYNEMIPSLTLGCGSYGKNSVSRNVSAVNLINVKTVAKRRNNMQWFKLPPKIFFEKNSLLYLEKMENVERVMIVCDPGMVQFGYCDTVREVLARRKNDVKIEIFSDVEPNPSTNTVYAGTKMMADFKPDTVIALGGGSAMDAAKGMWMFYEHPDTSFFGAKQKFLDIRKRTYKIDKPEKTQFVCIPTTSGTGSEVTPFAVITDSETHVKYPLADYALTPDVAIVDPQFVMSVPASVTADTGMDVLTHAIESYVSVMASDYTRGLSLQAIKLVFDYLEKSVKTPDMESREKMHNASTMAGMAFANAFLGICHSVAHKIGGEYGIPHGRTNAILLPHIIRYNAKDPQKHAMFPKYDYFRADTDYADIAKFLGLKGKTTAELVEALATAVSDLGKSVGIDMSLRAQGVTQETLDTTVDRMAELAYEDQCTTANPKEPLISELKQIIIDAYNA; translated from the coding sequence ATGGCTAAGATAATGGAAAAAGAAGAGACGAAAACTGTTGATGTACAAGCGATGATCGACGACTTGGCGACAAAAGCAAATGTCGCGTTGAAAGAAATGGAAAGTTTCGATCAAGAAAAAGTAGATCACATTGTGCATGAAATGGCAATGGCTGCATTAGATCAGCACATGCCTCTAGCAAAAATGGCTGTAGAAGAAACTGGCCGTGGAATCTATGAAGATAAAGCAATCAAAAATATGTATGCTTCAGAATATATTTGGAACAGTATCAAATATGACAAAACTGTCGGAGTAATTAATGAAGACACTCAAAAAGGATTGATTGAGATTGCTGAACCAGTCGGCGTCGTTTGTGGAGTAACACCAACAACGAACCCAACTTCAACAACGATCTTTAAATCAATGATCGCTTTGAAAACCAGAAACCCAATCGTTTTTGCTTTCCATCCAAGTGCTCAAAAATGTTCCGCTGAGGCAGCAAGAGTCGTTCGTGATGCAGCCATCGCAGCAGGTGCGCCAGAAAACTGTATCCAATGGATCGAGCATCCATCGATCGATGCGACTTCAATGTTGATGAACCATCCAGGAATTGCGATCGTATTAGCAACTGGTGGCGCAGGCATGGTAAAATCCGCTTATTCAACTGGTAAACCAGCTTTAGGTGTTGGACCGGGTAACGTTCCTGCATATATCGAAAAAACAGCAAAAGTAAAACGTGCAGTGAATGACTTGATCGTATCAAAAACATTCGATAACGGAATGATTTGTGCTTCTGAACAAGCAGTCATCGTAGATAAAGAAATCTATGCAGCCGTAAAAGCAGAATTCCAAGCACACCAAGTTTACTTCGTTAAACCAGCAGAGCTTTCAAAATTAGAAGATGCTGTCATGAATGAAGGTAAATACGCTGTAAATCCTGCAATCGTGGGTCATTCAGCAATGGATATCGCAAAATTAGCAGGAATCAATGTACCAGAAGGAACTAAATTATTAGTGGCAGAATTAGAAGGTGTAGGGCCTGATTATCCACTTTCACGTGAGAAACTTTCACCAGTTTTAGCAATGGTCAAATCAAATAGTACAGAACATGCTTTCGAATTATGTGAAGGAATGTTGAACCTTGGTGGATTAGGACATACAGCTGTCATCCATTCAGAAAACGAAGAGTTGCATGTCCAATTCGGACTACGCATGAAAGCCTGCCGTATCTTAGTCAACACACCATCAGCAGAAGGCGGAATCGGAAATATCTACAACGAAATGATTCCATCATTGACACTAGGTTGTGGTTCATACGGAAAGAATTCTGTTTCAAGAAACGTATCAGCAGTCAACTTAATCAACGTCAAAACTGTAGCGAAACGGAGAAATAACATGCAATGGTTCAAATTACCACCAAAAATCTTCTTTGAAAAGAACTCTTTGCTTTACTTGGAAAAAATGGAAAACGTCGAACGTGTCATGATCGTTTGTGACCCAGGTATGGTCCAATTCGGCTACTGTGACACTGTAAGAGAAGTATTAGCACGTCGTAAAAATGATGTGAAAATCGAGATCTTCTCAGATGTTGAACCAAACCCTTCAACAAACACAGTTTACGCTGGTACAAAAATGATGGCGGACTTCAAACCAGATACAGTGATCGCTCTTGGGGGCGGATCAGCAATGGATGCGGCAAAAGGCATGTGGATGTTCTATGAGCACCCAGATACTTCATTCTTTGGTGCAAAACAAAAATTCTTAGATATCCGTAAACGTACGTACAAGATCGACAAACCTGAAAAAACTCAGTTTGTATGTATCCCAACAACATCAGGAACTGGTTCAGAAGTGACACCATTTGCGGTAATCACAGATAGCGAAACACACGTGAAATATCCGTTAGCTGACTACGCATTAACACCAGACGTGGCGATCGTTGACCCACAATTTGTTATGTCAGTTCCCGCTTCAGTTACAGCTGATACAGGTATGGACGTCTTGACACATGCCATCGAATCTTATGTATCTGTGATGGCTTCTGATTACACTCGTGGTTTAAGTTTACAAGCAATCAAATTAGTCTTTGACTACTTGGAAAAATCAGTGAAAACACCAGATATGGAATCACGCGAAAAAATGCATAATGCGTCAACAATGGCTGGTATGGCCTTTGCCAATGCTTTCTTAGGAATTTGTCACTCAGTTGCGCATAAAATCGGTGGAGAATACGGTATCCCTCATGGACGTACAAATGCGATCCTATTACCGCATATTATCCGCTACAATGCGAAAGATCCACAAAAACATGCGATGTTCCCTAAATATGACTACTTCCGTGCGGATACAGACTACGCGGATATCGCGAAGTTCTTAGGTTTGAAAGGGAAAACAACAGCAGAGCTTGTAGAAGCATTAGCAACAGCTGTTAGCGACTTAGGAAAATCTGTTGGTATCGACATGAGCTTGAGAGCGCAAGGCGTGACGCAAGAAACATTAGACACAACAGTTGATCGCATGGCTGAATTAGCGTATGAAGATCAATGTACAACAGCCAATCCAAAAGAACCATTGATCAGTGAATTGAAACAAATCATTATCGACGCATATAATGCGTAA